A single Longimicrobiales bacterium DNA region contains:
- a CDS encoding cytochrome c codes for MINGSRFVLLTAAILLAGCEGAAPETAPPPDAGAAEHPDTASRVGTADTSHAVAADTGVHEEMALLPIMRHLAEDMAAMQSALWLEDFATVEQHASAIADHAHMSAEEVARIRTELGAEMPQFESADAAVHEAAVQMHEAARERDTDAVLDRLADVQRGCVACHERFRERLRTTQ; via the coding sequence TTGATAAACGGGTCACGATTCGTTCTGCTGACGGCTGCGATCCTGCTGGCCGGCTGCGAAGGTGCAGCCCCCGAGACCGCACCGCCGCCCGACGCGGGCGCTGCGGAGCACCCGGACACCGCCTCGAGGGTGGGCACGGCGGACACCTCACATGCTGTTGCGGCCGACACAGGCGTTCATGAGGAGATGGCTCTGCTGCCCATCATGCGGCACCTTGCCGAGGACATGGCGGCAATGCAGAGCGCGCTCTGGCTGGAGGACTTCGCCACCGTGGAGCAGCATGCATCCGCGATCGCCGACCACGCGCACATGTCAGCGGAGGAAGTCGCACGCATCCGCACGGAGCTGGGTGCGGAGATGCCGCAGTTCGAGAGCGCCGATGCAGCCGTGCACGAGGCGGCAGTGCAGATGCACGAGGCCGCACGCGAACGTGACACGGATGCGGTGCTCGACCGGCTCGCGGACGTGCAGCGCGGCTGTGTCGCCTGCCACGAACGGTTCCGCGAACGCCTGCGCACGACACAGTAG
- a CDS encoding heavy metal translocating P-type ATPase: MKTPALLRIVFGRDALTEDDREAAYHLRVTFVVAVALVAGLVLGWMSPTLQPWRWLPFLVAYVVGGWRIALDGWADLKHARLNIDFLMGAAAVGAAIVGAPLEGVILIFLFSLSKALEAYAMGRTRHAIALLMDLRPEEATLADEDGRDIGRIAVDDLTPGQLILVRPGERLAADGRVRSGRTEIDQSAITGEAIPVRKTVGDGVYAATINQGGSLVVEVTKPAGETMLAKIVRLVEEAREERAPAQHFIDRFAHPYTLAVVVGTILAAIVPPLLWGATWGDAFYRAMTLLVVASPCALVISTPSAILSGIANGARHGVLFKGGAYLDLAGTIDTIAFDKTGTLTVGRPTVVDIVSHAELDNRVQPSPANGDALLRLAAAVEQTSEHHLARAVAAEAHARGISVPQVLDFQSFPGKGVHGSVDGQQVWVGNAGMAQLENVRLGPLIQGWTAEQTSRGRSVVYVGVPGELQGAMSFGDELKPGVAASVRHLKYEGIRWITVLSGDHPDAVRAIAAEIGADEVKAGLLPHEKVDVVKQLVASSRGVAMVGDGVNDAPAMASATIGIAMGAIGTDVAIETADVVLMSDDIDKIDYVIHLGKRARRVVRQNVYFSIGWMLFLVVLALTIGIPLPLAVVGHEGSTLLVAGNGLRLLAGKPHGPGPEALAAARPGFIPMESEAPGSAHLV, encoded by the coding sequence ATGAAGACACCGGCGCTGCTGCGCATCGTATTCGGGCGCGACGCGCTCACGGAAGATGACCGCGAGGCCGCGTATCACCTGCGCGTGACGTTCGTCGTCGCCGTCGCGCTCGTGGCAGGCCTCGTGCTCGGCTGGATGTCGCCGACACTGCAGCCGTGGCGCTGGCTGCCGTTCCTCGTCGCCTACGTCGTGGGCGGCTGGCGCATTGCGCTGGATGGCTGGGCCGATCTGAAGCACGCCCGCCTGAACATCGACTTCCTGATGGGCGCCGCGGCAGTCGGTGCCGCGATCGTGGGCGCCCCGCTCGAGGGCGTCATCCTGATCTTCCTGTTCAGCCTGTCGAAGGCGCTCGAGGCGTACGCGATGGGTCGCACGCGCCACGCGATTGCGCTGCTCATGGACCTGCGGCCCGAGGAAGCGACGCTCGCGGACGAGGACGGTCGCGACATCGGCCGTATCGCGGTCGACGACCTCACGCCCGGTCAGCTGATCCTGGTCCGACCCGGTGAGCGCCTGGCGGCGGACGGCCGCGTGCGCTCCGGTCGCACCGAGATCGATCAATCGGCGATTACCGGCGAGGCCATTCCGGTGCGCAAGACCGTCGGCGATGGGGTGTATGCCGCCACGATCAATCAGGGCGGCTCCCTCGTCGTCGAGGTGACGAAGCCGGCGGGTGAGACGATGCTGGCGAAGATCGTGCGCCTGGTCGAGGAAGCGCGCGAGGAGCGCGCACCGGCACAGCACTTCATCGACCGCTTCGCTCATCCCTACACGCTGGCCGTCGTCGTCGGGACGATCCTGGCCGCCATCGTTCCGCCCCTGCTCTGGGGCGCTACATGGGGAGACGCGTTCTATCGCGCGATGACACTGCTGGTCGTCGCGAGTCCCTGCGCACTCGTCATCTCCACACCGTCGGCGATCCTGTCGGGCATCGCGAACGGCGCGCGTCACGGCGTCCTCTTCAAGGGTGGCGCCTACCTCGACCTCGCCGGCACCATCGACACGATCGCGTTCGACAAGACCGGCACCCTGACCGTGGGGCGCCCCACCGTGGTGGACATCGTGAGCCATGCCGAGCTCGACAACCGCGTGCAGCCGTCGCCCGCCAACGGCGATGCACTGCTGCGCCTGGCCGCGGCCGTCGAGCAGACATCCGAACATCATCTCGCACGGGCCGTCGCGGCCGAGGCGCATGCGCGCGGCATCTCCGTGCCGCAGGTGCTGGACTTCCAGTCGTTCCCCGGCAAGGGCGTGCACGGCAGCGTCGACGGGCAGCAGGTCTGGGTCGGAAACGCCGGCATGGCGCAGCTCGAAAACGTGCGCCTCGGTCCGCTCATCCAGGGATGGACCGCCGAGCAGACGTCACGCGGGCGTTCCGTCGTGTACGTCGGGGTGCCCGGCGAGCTGCAGGGCGCGATGTCGTTTGGCGATGAGCTGAAGCCCGGCGTCGCCGCGAGTGTCCGTCACCTGAAATACGAGGGCATACGCTGGATCACCGTGCTGTCCGGCGATCATCCGGACGCCGTGCGGGCGATTGCGGCCGAGATCGGCGCGGACGAGGTGAAGGCCGGGCTGCTCCCGCACGAAAAGGTCGACGTAGTGAAACAGCTGGTCGCGAGCTCACGCGGTGTCGCCATGGTCGGCGACGGCGTCAATGACGCCCCTGCTATGGCGTCCGCGACGATCGGCATCGCCATGGGCGCGATCGGCACCGATGTCGCCATCGAGACTGCGGATGTCGTGCTGATGAGCGACGACATCGACAAGATCGATTACGTCATTCATCTCGGTAAGCGCGCACGCCGCGTGGTACGGCAGAACGTATACTTCAGCATCGGCTGGATGCTGTTCCTCGTCGTGCTGGCGCTGACGATCGGGATTCCGCTGCCATTGGCCGTCGTCGGCCATGAAGGCAGCACCCTGCTCGTCGCGGGCAACGGGCTCAGACTCCTCGCCGGCAAGCCGCACGGCCCGGGGCCCGAGGCCCTGGCAGCTGCCCGCCCCGGGTTCATCCCGATGGAATCAGAAGCACCGGGCAGCGCGCACCTCGTGTGA
- a CDS encoding universal stress protein, with amino-acid sequence MNHIRSILAASDLTESTDAVVRAAAALAELTGADLHIVHAFDMELSAYTPRNPEVPGIDDWVRDAARELDEQIRRALPRTAPPVASREVLVEKAHDAIEQRSAAVGADLIVVGRHRPRPAGDSFLGTTADRVIRTAEVPCLVIGDGMSMPLRRLLVPQDLSESGSKALDVALQWGAAFSGNGLELTVLHVIPRVYDVKEIAFDTAVIGPELEREVEAARVRMGVPDVKVRELVRWGDHPAEEIVRVGEEDGADLIILATHGYGAVKRFLIGSVASGVTRGARCPVLLIPSG; translated from the coding sequence GTGAATCACATTCGATCGATCCTGGCCGCCAGCGATCTGACCGAGTCTACCGACGCGGTCGTGCGCGCGGCCGCAGCACTGGCCGAGCTGACGGGAGCGGACCTGCACATCGTGCATGCGTTCGACATGGAGCTGTCCGCGTATACACCGCGCAATCCGGAGGTGCCAGGCATCGACGACTGGGTACGCGATGCCGCGCGCGAGCTGGATGAGCAGATCCGTCGCGCACTGCCGCGCACGGCTCCGCCCGTCGCGAGCCGCGAGGTGCTCGTGGAGAAGGCGCACGATGCGATCGAGCAGCGGTCGGCGGCCGTGGGCGCCGATCTGATCGTCGTGGGGCGGCATCGGCCACGGCCGGCCGGCGACTCGTTCCTCGGCACTACGGCCGACCGCGTGATCCGCACGGCCGAGGTGCCATGCCTCGTCATCGGCGATGGCATGTCGATGCCGCTGCGCCGGCTGCTCGTGCCGCAGGACCTGTCCGAGTCCGGCTCGAAGGCTCTGGACGTGGCGCTCCAGTGGGGTGCTGCGTTCAGCGGGAACGGGCTCGAGCTCACGGTGCTGCACGTCATCCCGCGCGTCTATGACGTGAAGGAGATCGCGTTCGATACGGCGGTCATCGGACCCGAGCTCGAACGGGAGGTGGAGGCGGCGCGGGTGCGGATGGGTGTGCCCGACGTGAAGGTGCGCGAGCTGGTGCGCTGGGGGGATCACCCGGCCGAGGAGATCGTCCGCGTGGGTGAGGAGGACGGTGCCGATCTCATCATTCTCGCGACGCACGGGTACGGTGCGGTGAAGCGGTTTCTGATCGGCAGTGTGGCATCGGGTGTCACACGAGGTGCGCGCTGCCCGGTGCTTCTGATTCCATCGGGATGA
- a CDS encoding MBL fold metallo-hydrolase, translating to MQIRFLGAAGTVTGSKYLVSTGSRRILVDCGLFQGLKELRLRNREPLAIAPADVDTVLLTHAHLDHSGYVPLLVRDGYRGQIHCTPATRALCGILLPDSGYLQEEEAEYANRHGYSKHHPALPLYTLQDARESLANLNTVPFERQLDLGDGISATFLPAGHILGAAMILLRVGDTTVLFSGDLGRSHDPLLPTPAIVRQADHLVVESTYGDRRHEPVDPLDQLEEVIRRTSSRGGVVLIPAFAVGRTQSLLYLLYRLKQEQRMPDIPIYVDSPMAASAIEIFRRHPLEHGLSAAECDAVCDVAKATESVEESKEIGRMRFPRVIISASGMATGGRVLHHLKAFAPDARNTILFVGHQAVGTRGALMVAGARTVKMHGKHVPIHADVHVLDNLSAHADYTEILDWLRHFEAPPKQTFITHGEPEAAAALKSRIEEALGWHCHVPVHAESAVLDGQTERSAT from the coding sequence TTGCAGATCCGGTTTCTGGGCGCAGCGGGGACGGTGACGGGATCGAAGTACCTGGTGAGCACGGGAAGCCGCCGCATCCTGGTGGACTGCGGTCTGTTCCAGGGTCTGAAGGAGCTGCGGCTGCGCAACCGGGAGCCGCTCGCAATCGCACCCGCGGACGTCGACACCGTGTTGCTCACGCACGCGCACCTCGACCATTCGGGGTACGTCCCGCTGCTCGTGCGTGACGGCTATCGCGGTCAGATCCACTGCACGCCGGCCACGCGTGCATTGTGCGGCATCCTGCTGCCGGACAGCGGCTACCTCCAGGAGGAAGAGGCGGAGTACGCCAACCGGCACGGCTATTCGAAGCACCATCCCGCGCTGCCGCTCTACACGCTTCAGGACGCGCGGGAATCGCTCGCGAATCTGAACACGGTGCCGTTCGAACGCCAGCTGGACCTAGGAGACGGCATATCCGCGACGTTCCTGCCCGCAGGTCACATCCTCGGCGCCGCGATGATCCTGCTCCGGGTGGGTGATACGACGGTGCTCTTCTCGGGCGATCTCGGCCGCTCACATGATCCACTGCTGCCGACGCCTGCGATCGTGCGGCAGGCAGATCATCTGGTCGTCGAATCCACCTATGGCGATCGGCGTCACGAGCCCGTCGACCCGCTCGACCAGCTGGAGGAAGTCATCCGGCGCACGAGCAGCCGCGGCGGTGTCGTGCTGATCCCGGCATTCGCGGTGGGCCGCACGCAGTCGCTGCTGTATCTGCTGTACAGGCTGAAGCAGGAGCAGCGGATGCCGGACATCCCGATTTACGTGGACAGCCCGATGGCCGCATCCGCGATCGAGATCTTCCGCCGCCACCCGCTGGAGCATGGACTGAGCGCGGCGGAATGCGACGCCGTATGCGACGTCGCGAAGGCGACGGAATCAGTGGAAGAATCGAAGGAGATCGGACGCATGCGATTCCCGCGCGTGATCATCTCCGCGAGCGGCATGGCTACGGGCGGACGAGTGCTGCACCACCTCAAGGCGTTCGCGCCGGACGCGCGCAACACGATCCTGTTCGTGGGGCACCAGGCGGTTGGCACCCGCGGGGCGCTCATGGTCGCCGGCGCGCGCACGGTCAAGATGCATGGCAAGCACGTGCCCATCCATGCCGATGTTCATGTTCTCGACAACCTGTCCGCGCACGCCGACTACACGGAGATCCTCGACTGGCTCCGTCATTTCGAGGCGCCGCCGAAGCAGACGTTCATCACGCATGGTGAGCCGGAAGCGGCCGCCGCGCTGAAGTCGCGCATCGAGGAAGCGCTCGGCTGGCACTGCCATGTGCCGGTGCACGCGGAGTCCGCGGTGCTCGATGGGCAAACAGAAAGGAGCGCGACGTGA
- a CDS encoding HAD-IC family P-type ATPase → MASGMDGPARSTAHPAGTAPSDAWHATSPDDLLRNLNSDPDGLTQQDAVRRLEQYGPNSLRTGKPVSAWRILGDQFRSVVVLLLVVATGVAWLIGDPIEAIAILGVLVINATIGFVTEFRARGAMAALLRLEVPKATVLRDGDRQEVESTSLVPGDVIIVEAGQAVPADARLIKAAELRTNEAPLTGESLPVDKDAEATLPPDTSLAERTTAIYMSTAVVAGSGRAVVTATGMQTEVGRIGGLMGGIREERTPLEERLDALGRRLVWVTLAVGIVVVGVGVWRGEDFGRMVETGVALAIAAVPEGLPAVSTIALAVGVARMARRNALVRRLPAVEALGSATIVCTDKTGTLTAGEMTVTVVWTADTEFQFSGAGYDPEGGITADGADVTVAAESPIHLALRIGALTNRASLVHHADGWHIRGDPTEAALLVAARKAGLDRDHLHERWPETGVVPFSSERMMMATFHGDVGYVKGAPARVIERSTKMLTADGVVEMTTGMREAVLEQNQALASRGLRVLALATGPAGGSDAESLQDLTFVGFAGMSDPPASGVKATIERLHTAGIRTVMITGDQRLTAEAVARELGILRETGAVLEGHELGHIDRERLRDVSALSRVSPEDKLRIVEAFQQGGEVVAMLGDGVNDAAALKKANIGVAMGVRGTDVAKEAASVVLQDDRFETVGAAVEEGRVIFDNIRKFVFYLFSCNVAEVFVILGASVTGLPQPLLPLQILWLNLITDTFPALSLAAEPGEPGVMTRPPYDPQKAIMSAAFLRRIAFYGALITGVTLAAFVIALRGAGTDLPTGITIAFMTLALAQTFHLANARGGGPALGWRRIISNRWALGAALLTVALQFLAVYLAPLARLLGVVPLAPRDWLIVLPLAALPAVIGQVIALAQAHRQTEAVH, encoded by the coding sequence ATGGCCTCCGGCATGGATGGACCCGCGCGCTCGACGGCACACCCAGCGGGCACGGCTCCATCCGACGCGTGGCACGCGACCTCCCCGGACGACCTCCTCCGCAACCTCAATTCCGACCCTGACGGCCTCACACAGCAGGACGCGGTCCGCAGACTCGAGCAATACGGGCCGAACTCACTGCGCACCGGCAAGCCGGTCTCTGCATGGCGGATCCTGGGTGACCAGTTCCGCAGCGTGGTCGTGCTGCTTCTCGTCGTCGCGACGGGGGTGGCCTGGCTGATCGGCGACCCGATCGAAGCGATCGCGATACTCGGTGTGCTCGTCATCAACGCGACGATCGGCTTCGTGACGGAGTTCCGCGCACGCGGCGCGATGGCCGCGCTGCTGCGGCTGGAGGTGCCGAAAGCGACGGTGCTGCGCGACGGAGATCGCCAGGAGGTCGAGTCCACGTCACTGGTTCCCGGCGACGTGATCATTGTCGAGGCCGGCCAGGCCGTGCCGGCGGATGCGCGGCTCATCAAGGCAGCGGAGCTGCGCACGAACGAGGCGCCCCTCACGGGCGAGTCGCTGCCCGTGGACAAGGATGCGGAGGCGACGCTGCCCCCGGATACGTCGCTCGCCGAGCGCACGACGGCGATCTACATGTCCACTGCGGTGGTGGCCGGCAGCGGCCGGGCGGTCGTGACGGCGACCGGAATGCAGACGGAGGTCGGCCGTATCGGTGGGCTGATGGGCGGCATCCGTGAAGAGCGCACGCCGCTGGAGGAGCGACTCGACGCGCTCGGCCGCAGGCTCGTGTGGGTGACGCTCGCGGTTGGCATCGTCGTGGTGGGCGTCGGCGTGTGGCGCGGCGAGGATTTCGGCCGCATGGTCGAGACGGGAGTCGCGCTCGCGATCGCCGCCGTGCCGGAAGGTCTGCCGGCCGTGTCGACGATTGCGCTGGCCGTCGGTGTCGCGCGGATGGCGCGGCGCAACGCTCTCGTGCGCCGGCTTCCGGCCGTCGAAGCGCTCGGCTCCGCCACGATCGTCTGCACCGACAAGACGGGCACGCTCACCGCGGGTGAGATGACCGTCACGGTGGTCTGGACGGCAGACACGGAATTCCAGTTCAGCGGCGCGGGTTACGACCCGGAGGGCGGCATTACTGCGGATGGCGCTGACGTGACGGTCGCAGCGGAATCACCGATCCATCTCGCACTGCGCATCGGCGCGCTGACCAATCGCGCATCGCTCGTGCACCACGCCGATGGCTGGCATATCCGCGGCGATCCGACGGAAGCGGCGCTGCTGGTGGCCGCACGCAAGGCCGGGCTCGATCGCGATCACCTGCACGAGCGCTGGCCGGAGACGGGTGTGGTCCCGTTCTCGAGCGAGCGGATGATGATGGCGACGTTCCACGGCGATGTCGGTTACGTGAAGGGCGCGCCTGCCCGGGTGATCGAGCGGAGCACGAAAATGCTCACGGCCGATGGTGTGGTCGAGATGACCACGGGGATGCGCGAGGCCGTGCTCGAGCAGAACCAGGCGCTGGCTTCACGCGGACTGCGCGTGCTGGCCCTTGCAACCGGGCCTGCGGGCGGCAGCGATGCGGAGTCGCTCCAGGACCTGACGTTCGTCGGCTTTGCCGGCATGAGCGATCCACCGGCGTCAGGCGTGAAGGCGACGATCGAGCGGCTGCACACCGCCGGCATCCGCACGGTGATGATCACGGGCGACCAGCGCCTGACGGCCGAAGCTGTCGCACGTGAGCTGGGAATCCTGCGCGAAACGGGCGCCGTGCTCGAGGGTCACGAGCTCGGCCATATCGACAGGGAGCGGCTGCGCGATGTCTCCGCTCTCAGCCGCGTGAGCCCCGAAGACAAGCTGCGCATCGTCGAGGCGTTCCAGCAGGGCGGCGAAGTGGTCGCGATGCTGGGCGACGGTGTGAACGACGCGGCCGCACTGAAGAAGGCGAATATCGGTGTCGCGATGGGGGTGCGCGGGACCGATGTCGCGAAGGAGGCGGCCTCGGTGGTCCTCCAGGACGATCGTTTCGAGACCGTGGGCGCCGCTGTCGAAGAAGGGCGCGTCATCTTCGACAACATCCGGAAGTTCGTGTTCTACCTGTTCAGCTGCAACGTGGCGGAGGTGTTCGTCATCCTGGGCGCGAGCGTGACCGGCCTGCCGCAGCCGCTTCTGCCGCTCCAGATCCTGTGGCTGAACCTCATCACGGACACCTTCCCGGCACTCTCCCTCGCCGCGGAGCCGGGAGAGCCCGGTGTCATGACCCGGCCGCCCTACGATCCGCAGAAGGCCATCATGTCGGCCGCCTTTCTCCGCAGGATCGCGTTCTACGGCGCACTCATCACGGGCGTGACGCTCGCTGCGTTCGTCATCGCGCTCCGCGGAGCCGGGACCGACCTGCCGACAGGGATCACCATCGCGTTCATGACGCTCGCGCTCGCGCAGACGTTCCACCTGGCCAATGCACGCGGTGGCGGCCCGGCGCTGGGCTGGCGGCGGATCATCAGCAACCGCTGGGCGCTCGGCGCCGCGCTGCTCACGGTCGCACTACAGTTCCTGGCCGTATACCTTGCTCCCCTGGCGCGTCTCCTGGGCGTGGTGCCGCTCGCCCCCCGTGACTGGCTGATCGTGCTGCCGCTCGCAGCACTGCCGGCGGTCATCGGGCAGGTGATCGCGCTGGCGCAGGCGCATCGTCAGACTGAAGCGGTCCATTGA
- a CDS encoding 5'-3' exonuclease H3TH domain-containing protein — protein sequence MIVHLIDGTYELFRHFYGLRRFSKDGDPPYGAVLGVLRTVLQMVEQGATHIGVATDHVIESFRNDLWADYKTGAGIEPALFAQFHPLEGALTAMGVEVWPMVELEADDGLASAAHLAEADPRVQKVCIWTPDKDLAQCVRGDRVVQMDRRGSRIRDEAGVIEKFGVPPRLIPDYLALVGDAADGYPGIPGIGAVTAARLLNAHGGIEEFPAGVLGDNRDMALLFRDLATLRTGAPLFQHVDELRWSGPMDDFEEWTARMGDERLLERCRKAEKLAASRDVS from the coding sequence ATGATCGTTCATCTCATAGACGGAACCTACGAGCTGTTCCGCCACTTCTACGGCCTGCGCCGCTTCAGCAAGGACGGCGATCCGCCGTATGGCGCGGTGCTCGGCGTGCTGCGGACCGTCCTCCAGATGGTGGAGCAGGGAGCGACGCATATCGGCGTCGCGACCGATCACGTCATCGAGTCCTTCCGCAACGATCTGTGGGCGGACTACAAGACCGGCGCGGGCATCGAGCCCGCCCTCTTCGCGCAGTTCCACCCCCTCGAGGGGGCGCTGACCGCGATGGGGGTCGAGGTCTGGCCCATGGTCGAGCTCGAGGCCGATGACGGCCTCGCCTCCGCCGCCCACCTCGCCGAGGCCGACCCGCGCGTGCAGAAGGTCTGCATCTGGACGCCGGACAAGGACCTGGCGCAGTGCGTCCGCGGTGATCGCGTCGTGCAGATGGACCGGCGCGGCAGCAGGATCCGCGATGAGGCCGGTGTGATCGAGAAGTTCGGTGTGCCGCCGCGGCTGATCCCCGACTACCTGGCACTGGTCGGTGACGCCGCGGATGGCTATCCGGGGATCCCGGGCATCGGTGCCGTGACGGCGGCACGGCTGCTGAACGCGCACGGCGGCATCGAAGAATTCCCGGCCGGCGTGCTCGGCGACAATCGCGACATGGCCCTGCTGTTCCGCGACCTCGCCACGCTGCGGACCGGCGCGCCGCTGTTTCAACATGTCGACGAGCTGCGCTGGTCCGGACCGATGGACGACTTCGAGGAATGGACCGCCCGCATGGGCGACGAGCGTCTGCTCGAGCGTTGCCGCAAGGCGGAAAAGCTGGCGGCGTCGCGCGACGTGTCTTAG
- a CDS encoding DUF305 domain-containing protein, whose amino-acid sequence MKTTIISAAALAGLLATTACSSAVARTDARSIDLSPAPTLPHTAADVHFMSGMIPHHAQAVVIAGWAAERSERSDVRILAERIIVGQRDEIALMQRWLRDRSEPVPAADATHLRMTMNGMEHDMIMPGMLTGEELAQLDRARSTEFDRLFLIFMIRHHEGAITMVDQLFGSAGAAQDEIVFRFASDVYADQTTEIDRMLTMLDSLTVEGGRR is encoded by the coding sequence ATGAAAACGACAATCATTTCCGCGGCGGCTCTCGCGGGCCTGCTCGCCACGACCGCATGCAGCAGCGCCGTGGCACGCACGGACGCGCGGTCGATCGACCTGTCCCCCGCCCCGACCCTGCCGCACACTGCCGCCGACGTACACTTCATGTCCGGCATGATCCCACATCACGCGCAGGCCGTGGTGATCGCGGGCTGGGCCGCCGAGCGCAGCGAGCGCTCCGATGTCAGGATCCTCGCCGAACGCATCATTGTCGGGCAGCGCGATGAGATCGCGCTCATGCAGCGATGGCTGCGCGATCGCAGCGAGCCTGTACCCGCTGCGGACGCGACGCATCTGCGCATGACGATGAATGGCATGGAGCACGACATGATCATGCCCGGGATGCTGACCGGGGAGGAGCTGGCGCAGCTGGATCGCGCCCGCAGCACGGAGTTCGACCGCCTCTTCCTCATCTTCATGATCCGGCATCACGAAGGCGCCATCACCATGGTCGATCAGCTGTTCGGCTCCGCCGGCGCGGCGCAGGACGAGATAGTGTTCCGCTTCGCTTCCGATGTCTATGCAGACCAGACAACCGAAATCGATCGTATGCTCACGATGCTCGACAGCCTGACCGTCGAGGGGGGCAGACGCTGA
- a CDS encoding fused MFS/spermidine synthase — protein sequence MFRRHSLTIALIVVAGALAWLLTTQRTRTVFETHSEFGRVRVTERSDGLRSLITGDGRARQSAIYPGRPMHLELAYSRVGMAGLALVPPDARILFVGLGGGAMPMYTRQVMPDAHIDVVEIDPVIVEVAQRWFGFRPDAQMVVHTGDGRAFIENAPPATYDLIVLDAFSDDEVPYSLTTREFLQAVRAALTPEGVVVSNLWTGSPAYQAMLTTYDTVFDEVHLLRVPRRAQHILVAGTGARPLDAATMANAARTFAARVETGFDLPRLVEEGYEPVPPTDAPVLEDRSTGSP from the coding sequence ATGTTCCGTAGACACAGCCTCACCATCGCGCTCATCGTCGTGGCAGGAGCACTTGCCTGGCTGCTCACGACACAGCGCACACGCACCGTCTTCGAGACGCACTCGGAGTTCGGCAGGGTGCGCGTCACGGAACGCAGCGACGGCCTCCGCTCGCTCATCACGGGGGACGGCCGCGCGCGGCAGAGCGCCATCTATCCCGGCCGGCCGATGCACCTGGAGCTGGCTTACTCGCGGGTCGGCATGGCGGGCCTCGCACTCGTACCGCCCGATGCGCGCATTCTCTTCGTCGGTCTGGGCGGCGGTGCGATGCCGATGTACACGCGTCAGGTGATGCCGGACGCACACATCGATGTGGTTGAGATCGATCCCGTCATCGTGGAGGTCGCGCAGCGCTGGTTCGGCTTCAGACCCGACGCGCAGATGGTCGTGCACACCGGGGACGGGCGTGCATTCATCGAGAATGCTCCGCCTGCGACGTATGATCTCATCGTTCTCGATGCGTTCTCGGATGACGAGGTGCCTTATTCGCTTACGACGCGCGAGTTCCTCCAGGCGGTCCGTGCGGCGCTGACCCCGGAGGGAGTGGTGGTAAGCAATCTATGGACGGGATCTCCGGCGTATCAGGCGATGCTCACGACGTACGACACCGTGTTCGACGAGGTGCATCTCCTGCGCGTGCCACGCCGTGCACAGCACATTCTCGTCGCGGGGACCGGAGCACGGCCTCTGGACGCGGCGACCATGGCGAATGCCGCGCGGACGTTCGCAGCCCGCGTCGAGACCGGCTTCGATCTACCGCGGCTGGTGGAGGAGGGCTATGAGCCGGTGCCTCCCACGGATGCGCCGGTGCTGGAGGATCGCAGTACCGGGAGCCCCTGA
- a CDS encoding YbhB/YbcL family Raf kinase inhibitor-like protein: MALQLTSPAFAHNAVIPREHTCDGADTSPPLAWTGVPEDARSLALIVDDPDAPDPAAPKRTYVHWVLYDIPTSVMSLDAGSAPPDGARDGINDWNRTGYGGPCPPIGRHRYFFKLYALDTALGDLEQPAKAALERAMDGHIVARAELVGTYEKSTG, encoded by the coding sequence ATGGCACTTCAACTCACGTCGCCCGCCTTCGCGCACAACGCCGTCATACCGCGTGAGCACACCTGCGATGGCGCCGACACATCACCGCCGCTGGCATGGACGGGTGTGCCGGAGGACGCGCGCAGCCTGGCACTCATCGTGGATGATCCCGACGCACCGGACCCGGCCGCGCCGAAGCGTACGTACGTGCACTGGGTCCTGTACGACATCCCCACCTCGGTCATGTCACTCGACGCGGGATCGGCGCCGCCGGACGGCGCGCGCGACGGCATCAACGACTGGAATCGGACCGGGTACGGCGGACCGTGCCCGCCGATCGGCCGGCACAGGTACTTCTTCAAGCTCTACGCGCTGGACACCGCGCTCGGCGACCTGGAGCAGCCTGCGAAGGCAGCGCTGGAGCGGGCAATGGACGGGCATATCGTAGCCCGCGCGGAATTGGTCGGGACCTACGAGAAGTCGACCGGCTGA